From a single Pseudomonas serboccidentalis genomic region:
- a CDS encoding response regulator transcription factor — protein sequence MSDEIQVEGEELPHLLLVDDDATFTRVMARAMARRGFRVSTAGSAEEGLTIAQADLPDYAALDLKMDGDSGLVLLPKLLELDPEMRVVILTGYSSIATAVEAIKRGACNYLCKPADADDVLAALLSEHADLDSLVPENPMSVDRLQWEHIQRVLTEHEGNISATARALGMHRRTLQRKLQKRPVRR from the coding sequence ATGAGTGACGAAATCCAAGTCGAAGGCGAAGAACTGCCGCATCTGCTGCTGGTCGACGACGACGCGACCTTCACCCGAGTGATGGCCCGTGCCATGGCCCGCCGTGGCTTTCGCGTCAGCACCGCCGGTTCCGCCGAAGAAGGCCTGACCATCGCCCAGGCCGACCTGCCGGACTACGCCGCGCTGGACCTGAAAATGGACGGCGACTCCGGCTTGGTGCTGCTGCCCAAGCTGCTGGAGCTGGACCCGGAAATGCGCGTGGTGATCCTCACCGGTTATTCGAGCATTGCCACCGCGGTCGAAGCGATCAAGCGCGGCGCCTGCAACTACCTGTGCAAACCGGCCGATGCCGACGACGTGCTGGCCGCGCTGCTCTCCGAGCACGCCGACCTCGACAGCCTGGTGCCGGAAAACCCGATGTCGGTTGACCGCCTGCAGTGGGAGCACATCCAGCGTGTGCTGACCGAGCACGAAGGCAACATTTCCGCTACTGCCCGCGCCTTGGGCATGCACCGCCGCACCCTGCAGCGCAAACTGCAGAAGCGCCCGGTTCGTCGCTGA
- a CDS encoding ABC transporter ATP-binding protein/permease, producing MNQNAEYSAVNDAVRGQFFRKVWAMTTPYWRSEEKGKAWTLLIAVIALSLFSVAISVWINSWYKDFYNALQKKDEAAFWQLILYFCGIATVAILGAVYRLYLTQMLTIRWRAWLTENHFQRWLGNKNYYQLEQGGYTDNPDQRISEDLNTFTANTLSLGLGLVRTVVSLVSFSIILWGVSGSIEVFGIEIPGYMFWCALIYAAVGSWLTHLIGKRLIGLNNQQQRFEADLRFSMVRVRENAESIALYNGEPNENRRLSSRFGLVWHNFWDIMRVSKRLTFFTSGYGQIAIIFPFIVAAPRYLSGKIELGELMQINSAFGNVQENFSWFISAYSELAAWRATCDRLLSFRQAMTDNEDRTPAIDVQNQGSELKVHNLGLDLADGRHLLTHADMTVEPGERVMLSGRSGSGKSTLLRAMGHLWPAGHGSIRLPAARYLFLPQKPYLPIGTLREALSYPQPGDTYAPERYAEVLETCRLPHLVARLDEANHWQRMLSPGEQQRLAFARALLYAPQWLYMDEATSAMDEEDEATLYQALIDQLPGLSIVSVGHRSSLKRFHPRHVRIDSGHLVEQAVTA from the coding sequence ATGAATCAGAACGCTGAATACTCCGCGGTCAACGATGCTGTGCGCGGGCAGTTTTTTCGCAAAGTGTGGGCGATGACCACGCCTTACTGGCGCAGCGAAGAGAAGGGCAAGGCCTGGACATTGCTGATTGCCGTGATCGCGCTGTCGCTGTTCAGCGTGGCGATCTCGGTGTGGATCAACAGTTGGTACAAGGATTTCTACAACGCCCTGCAGAAGAAGGATGAGGCTGCGTTCTGGCAACTGATCCTGTATTTCTGCGGCATCGCTACGGTGGCGATCCTTGGTGCGGTGTATCGCCTGTACCTGACGCAGATGCTGACCATTCGCTGGCGGGCGTGGCTCACCGAGAACCACTTCCAGCGCTGGCTGGGCAACAAGAACTACTACCAGCTGGAGCAGGGCGGTTACACCGATAACCCCGACCAGCGGATCTCCGAAGACCTCAACACCTTCACCGCCAACACCCTGAGCCTGGGCCTGGGACTGGTGCGCACGGTGGTCAGTCTGGTGTCGTTCTCGATCATTCTGTGGGGCGTTTCCGGCAGCATCGAGGTGTTCGGCATCGAGATCCCCGGCTACATGTTCTGGTGTGCGTTGATTTATGCCGCGGTCGGCAGCTGGCTGACGCACTTGATCGGTAAACGCTTGATCGGCCTGAACAACCAACAACAACGCTTCGAAGCCGATCTGCGTTTCTCCATGGTCCGCGTGCGTGAGAACGCCGAAAGCATTGCGTTGTACAACGGTGAACCAAACGAAAACCGCCGCTTGAGCAGCCGCTTCGGGCTGGTCTGGCACAACTTCTGGGACATCATGCGCGTGTCCAAGCGCCTGACGTTCTTCACCTCTGGCTACGGCCAGATCGCGATCATTTTCCCGTTCATCGTTGCTGCGCCGCGCTACCTCTCAGGCAAGATCGAGCTGGGCGAGCTGATGCAGATCAACTCGGCATTCGGCAACGTGCAGGAGAACTTCAGCTGGTTCATCAGTGCGTATTCGGAGCTGGCCGCCTGGCGCGCCACCTGCGATCGTCTGCTGAGCTTCCGTCAGGCCATGACCGACAACGAAGATCGCACCCCGGCCATCGATGTGCAGAACCAGGGCAGCGAACTGAAAGTGCACAACCTCGGTCTGGACCTGGCCGACGGTCGTCACCTGCTGACCCATGCCGACATGACGGTGGAACCGGGCGAGCGGGTGATGCTCAGCGGCCGTTCCGGCAGCGGCAAGTCCACGTTGCTGCGGGCGATGGGGCATTTGTGGCCGGCGGGCCACGGCAGCATCCGGCTGCCGGCAGCGCGCTATCTGTTCCTGCCGCAGAAACCGTACTTGCCGATCGGCACCCTGCGCGAAGCCTTGAGTTATCCACAACCGGGCGATACCTATGCGCCTGAGCGCTACGCCGAGGTGCTGGAAACCTGCCGTCTGCCGCATCTGGTCGCGCGTCTGGATGAAGCCAATCACTGGCAGCGCATGCTGTCGCCGGGTGAGCAGCAACGTCTGGCCTTCGCTCGTGCGTTACTCTACGCACCGCAATGGCTGTACATGGACGAAGCGACATCGGCGATGGATGAAGAGGATGAGGCGACGCTGTATCAGGCGCTGATCGATCAGTTGCCGGGGCTGAGCATCGTCAGCGTCGGCCACCGCAGCAGCCTCAAGCGCTTCCACCCACGGCATGTGCGAATCGACAGCGGGCATCTGGTGGAACAGGCCGTGACGGCCTGA
- a CDS encoding FadR/GntR family transcriptional regulator: protein MENPIETPRLPRKRRSLAQELVTVLTEQIRDGLLKRGDKLPTESAIMQEHGVSRTVVREAISRLQAAGQVETRHGIGTFVLDTPSPSGFRIDPATVVTLRDVLAILELRISLEVESAGLAAQRRSPEQLAAMRAALDALNDSVAHASDAVASDFAFHLEIALSTGNRYFTDIMTHLGTSIIPRTRLNSARLAHDDQQHYMNRLSREHEEIYDAIARQDSDAARAAMRLHLTNSRERLRQAHEEAQAQG, encoded by the coding sequence ATGGAAAACCCGATCGAGACACCGCGCCTTCCTCGCAAGCGCCGCAGCCTGGCCCAGGAGCTGGTGACGGTGCTGACCGAGCAGATCCGCGATGGTCTGCTCAAGCGTGGCGACAAGTTGCCCACCGAGTCGGCGATCATGCAGGAGCATGGCGTCAGCCGCACCGTGGTGCGCGAGGCGATTTCCCGTTTGCAGGCCGCAGGCCAGGTGGAAACCCGCCACGGCATCGGCACGTTCGTGCTCGATACGCCGAGCCCCAGCGGTTTCCGCATCGACCCGGCCACGGTCGTCACCCTGCGTGACGTGCTGGCGATTCTGGAATTGCGCATCAGCCTGGAAGTGGAGTCCGCAGGCCTTGCCGCGCAACGTCGCAGCCCCGAGCAACTGGCCGCCATGCGCGCCGCCCTTGATGCGCTGAACGACAGCGTGGCCCACGCCAGTGATGCGGTGGCATCGGACTTCGCCTTCCACCTGGAAATCGCCCTGTCCACCGGCAACCGCTACTTCACCGACATCATGACCCACCTAGGCACCAGCATCATTCCGCGCACGCGGCTGAATTCGGCGCGATTGGCGCATGATGATCAACAGCACTACATGAATCGCCTGAGCCGTGAGCACGAAGAGATCTATGACGCGATTGCTCGCCAGGATTCCGATGCGGCGCGGGCGGCGATGCGGCTGCATTTGACCAACAGTCGCGAGAGACTGCGCCAGGCCCATGAAGAGGCGCAGGCGCAGGGGTGA
- a CDS encoding phospholipase — protein sequence MSGLHPKPQERPTPVIARFDDLFTPTGIRFSADNPHLVLHIADAHSDVEPATAQPGKPLKGKPQLRFEGGEHTAIGDNTLLRFVENAEPIRAQNVQLHLPNGLALTYGQVLALGGDFYGVVDRPISEGATPADRLNRFNAAFDSLAVLPASRAEAPQILAVMQKEIDAVKQAIKDGKPPHEAYDALGDTLSEEWNKLTGGGSFVSALFPLGRYLKLAANNADHFGEWAKLAYIAGHTAALQTAVAARAQHDEQQLERAYAMNAFADHFLTDLFSSGHLRVPRKEMAAVVTPSDLGSLVTRFMHDEDSKFGLKVRNAHGDQWRAYGDKRYFEASDADNRTQVNLAVQASADEIFAAYLNGNVPVPSTFAALQRLPDLTAVQSLSNNFSPLFRVEGGKVLRRKDVNNLNDTATVDDWWGWSTYLLLKDYHPTGNVN from the coding sequence ATGTCCGGACTGCACCCCAAACCACAGGAAAGACCCACGCCAGTCATTGCCCGTTTCGATGATCTGTTCACCCCAACTGGCATCCGCTTCAGCGCCGACAACCCGCATCTGGTGCTGCACATTGCCGATGCTCACAGCGATGTCGAACCGGCCACCGCCCAACCCGGCAAACCGCTCAAAGGCAAACCGCAATTGCGCTTCGAAGGCGGTGAACACACGGCCATCGGCGATAACACGCTGCTGCGCTTCGTCGAAAACGCCGAACCGATCCGCGCGCAGAACGTGCAACTGCACCTGCCGAATGGCCTCGCCCTGACCTACGGCCAGGTGCTGGCATTGGGAGGAGATTTCTACGGGGTGGTCGACCGGCCGATCAGCGAAGGCGCGACCCCGGCCGATCGTCTGAACCGCTTCAACGCCGCCTTCGATTCCCTCGCTGTGCTGCCGGCCTCCCGCGCCGAGGCGCCGCAGATCCTCGCGGTCATGCAAAAAGAAATCGACGCGGTTAAACAGGCGATCAAGGACGGTAAACCACCGCACGAAGCCTACGACGCCCTAGGAGATACGTTGTCCGAAGAGTGGAACAAGCTCACCGGTGGCGGCAGTTTCGTCTCCGCACTGTTCCCCCTCGGGCGTTACCTGAAACTGGCGGCGAACAACGCCGATCACTTCGGCGAATGGGCAAAACTGGCTTACATCGCCGGGCACACCGCCGCCCTGCAGACCGCCGTCGCGGCCCGCGCCCAGCACGATGAACAACAACTGGAACGGGCCTACGCGATGAACGCGTTCGCCGACCACTTCCTCACCGACCTGTTCTCCTCCGGCCACCTGCGCGTGCCACGTAAAGAGATGGCGGCGGTGGTAACGCCAAGCGATCTCGGCTCGCTGGTGACCCGCTTCATGCACGACGAGGACAGCAAATTCGGCCTCAAGGTACGCAACGCCCATGGCGATCAATGGCGCGCCTACGGTGACAAGCGCTACTTCGAGGCCAGCGACGCGGACAACCGCACCCAGGTCAACCTGGCGGTGCAGGCCTCGGCGGATGAAATCTTCGCCGCCTACCTCAACGGCAATGTGCCCGTCCCTTCGACGTTCGCCGCGCTGCAACGGCTGCCGGATCTGACGGCGGTGCAGAGTCTTTCCAACAACTTTTCACCACTGTTCCGCGTCGAGGGCGGCAAGGTGCTGCGGCGTAAAGACGTGAATAACCTCAACGACACCGCCACCGTCGATGACTGGTGGGGCTGGAGCACGTACCTGCTGCTCAAGGACTACCACCCGACGGGCAACGTCAATTAA
- the kdgD gene encoding 5-dehydro-4-deoxyglucarate dehydratase, producing the protein MNPQELKSILSAGLLSFPVTDFNAQGDFNRAGYIKRLEWLAPYGASALFAAGGTGEFFSLAASEYSEIIKTAVDTCATSVPILAGVGGSTRQAIEYAQEAERLGAKGLLLLPHYLTEASQDGVAAHVEAVCKSVNIGVVVYNRNVCRLNAPLLERLAERCPNLIGYKDGLGDIELMVSIRRRLGDRFSYLGGLPTAEVYAAAYKALGVPVYSSAVFNFIPKTAMDFYHAIARDDHAAVGKIIDDFFLPYLDIRNRKAGYAVSIVKAGAKIAGYDAGPVRAPLTDLTGEEFEMLAALIDKQGAQ; encoded by the coding sequence ATGAATCCACAAGAACTGAAGTCCATCCTCTCCGCCGGCCTCCTGTCGTTCCCGGTCACCGATTTCAATGCCCAAGGCGATTTCAACCGCGCCGGCTACATCAAACGTCTGGAATGGCTGGCCCCGTACGGCGCTTCGGCCTTGTTCGCCGCTGGTGGCACTGGTGAATTCTTCTCCCTGGCGGCCAGCGAATATTCGGAAATCATCAAGACTGCGGTCGACACCTGCGCCACCAGCGTGCCGATTCTGGCCGGTGTCGGCGGTTCGACTCGTCAGGCCATCGAATACGCACAGGAAGCCGAGCGTCTGGGCGCCAAAGGTCTGTTGCTGCTGCCGCACTACCTGACTGAAGCCAGCCAGGACGGCGTCGCCGCCCACGTAGAAGCGGTGTGCAAATCGGTGAACATCGGTGTGGTGGTCTACAACCGCAATGTCTGCCGCCTCAACGCTCCGCTGCTGGAACGTCTGGCCGAGCGCTGCCCGAACCTGATCGGTTACAAGGACGGCCTGGGCGACATCGAGTTGATGGTGTCGATCCGTCGCCGCCTCGGTGACCGCTTCAGCTACCTCGGCGGCCTGCCGACCGCTGAAGTCTATGCTGCCGCCTACAAGGCCCTCGGCGTGCCGGTTTATTCGTCCGCGGTGTTCAACTTCATTCCGAAAACCGCGATGGATTTCTACCACGCCATTGCCCGCGACGATCACGCCGCCGTCGGCAAGATCATCGACGACTTCTTCCTGCCGTACCTCGACATCCGCAACCGCAAGGCCGGTTACGCCGTGAGCATCGTCAAGGCCGGGGCAAAAATTGCCGGCTATGACGCAGGCCCGGTGCGGGCGCCGCTGACCGACCTGACCGGCGAAGAATTCGAAATGCTCGCCGCACTGATCGACAAGCAAGGCGCGCAATAA
- a CDS encoding aldehyde dehydrogenase family protein yields the protein MADSKRYDNYINGEWVAGADYSANINPSELSDTIGDYAKADLTQVHAAIDAARAAFPAWSVSGIQARHDALDKVGTEILARREELGTLLAREEGKTLPEAIGEVTRAGNIFKFFAGECLRLSGDYVPSVRQGVNVEVTREALGVVGLITPWNFPIAIPAWKIAPALAYGNCVVLKPADLVPGCAWALAEIISRAGFPAGVFNLVMGSGRVVGEALVNSPKVDGISFTGSVGVGRQIAVNCVSRQAKVQLEMGGKNPQIILDDADLKQAVELSVQSAFYSTGQRCTASSRLIVTAGIHDKFVEAMAERMQSIKVGHALKSGTDIGPVVSQAQLEQDLKYIDIGQSEGARVVSGGGLVTCDTEGYFLAPTLFADSEASMRISREEIFGPVANIVRVADYEAALAMANDTEFGLSAGIATTSLKYANHFKRHSQAGMVMVNLPTAGVDYHVPFGGRKGSSYGSREQGRYAQEFYTVVKTAYIGS from the coding sequence GTGGCTGATTCCAAGCGTTACGACAACTACATCAACGGTGAATGGGTTGCCGGTGCCGATTACTCGGCCAACATCAACCCGTCCGAGTTGAGCGACACCATCGGCGACTACGCCAAGGCTGACCTGACTCAGGTGCACGCGGCCATCGATGCGGCCCGCGCCGCGTTCCCGGCCTGGTCGGTTTCGGGCATTCAGGCCCGGCACGATGCGCTGGATAAAGTCGGCACGGAAATTCTCGCCCGTCGCGAAGAGCTCGGCACCCTGCTGGCCCGGGAAGAGGGCAAGACCCTGCCTGAAGCCATCGGCGAAGTGACCCGCGCCGGCAACATCTTCAAGTTCTTCGCCGGTGAATGCCTGCGTCTGTCCGGCGACTACGTGCCGTCGGTGCGCCAGGGCGTCAATGTCGAAGTGACCCGCGAAGCCCTCGGCGTGGTCGGCCTGATCACCCCGTGGAACTTCCCGATTGCCATCCCTGCATGGAAGATCGCTCCGGCCCTGGCTTACGGCAACTGCGTGGTGCTGAAACCGGCGGATCTGGTACCGGGCTGCGCCTGGGCGCTGGCGGAAATCATCTCCCGCGCCGGCTTCCCCGCCGGCGTGTTCAACCTGGTAATGGGCAGTGGTCGCGTGGTGGGCGAAGCGCTGGTCAACAGCCCGAAAGTCGATGGCATCAGCTTCACCGGTTCGGTGGGCGTGGGCCGGCAGATCGCGGTCAACTGCGTGTCGCGCCAAGCCAAGGTGCAGCTGGAAATGGGCGGCAAGAACCCGCAGATCATTCTCGACGATGCCGACCTCAAACAAGCGGTCGAGCTGTCGGTGCAGAGCGCGTTCTACTCCACCGGTCAGCGTTGCACAGCGTCCAGCCGCTTGATCGTCACCGCTGGAATTCACGACAAGTTCGTCGAAGCCATGGCCGAGCGCATGCAGTCGATCAAGGTCGGTCACGCGCTGAAGTCCGGCACCGACATCGGCCCGGTGGTCTCCCAGGCGCAGCTGGAACAGGACCTGAAATACATCGACATCGGCCAGAGCGAAGGTGCGCGAGTGGTCAGCGGCGGTGGTCTGGTGACCTGCGACACCGAAGGCTACTTCCTCGCGCCCACGCTGTTTGCCGACAGCGAAGCGTCGATGCGCATCAGCCGTGAAGAAATCTTCGGCCCGGTGGCGAATATCGTCCGCGTGGCGGATTACGAGGCGGCGCTGGCGATGGCCAACGACACCGAGTTCGGCCTGTCGGCGGGTATCGCCACCACCTCGCTGAAGTACGCCAACCACTTCAAGCGCCACTCGCAAGCCGGGATGGTGATGGTCAACCTGCCGACCGCCGGTGTCGATTACCACGTTCCGTTCGGTGGCCGTAAGGGTTCATCCTATGGCTCACGTGAGCAAGGCCGCTATGCGCAAGAGTTCTACACGGTAGTGAAGACTGCCTACATCGGCTCCTGA
- a CDS encoding MFS transporter: MQSSKPTHVRYLILLMLFLVTTINYADRATIAIAGSSLQKDLGIDAVTLGYIFSAFGWAYVAGQIPGGWLLDRFGSKKVYALSIFTWSLFTVLQGFVGEFGMSTAIVALFMLRFLVGLAEAPSFPGNARIVAAWFPTAERGTASAIFNSAQYFATVLFAPLMGWIVYSFGWEHVFIVMGVFGIVFSGIWLKVIHSPRQHPMANEAEVQFIADNGGMVDMDQKQGKKADGPKWDYIRQLLTNRMMLGVYLGQYCINGITYFFLTWFPVYLVQERGMTILKAGFIASLPAICGFIGGVLGGVISDYLLRKGHSLTFARKAPIIAGLLVSSSIVACNYVDVEWMVVGFMALAFFGKGVGALGWAVVSDTSPKQIAGLSGGLFNTFGNIASITTPIVIGYIISSTGSFKWALVFVGANALVAVFSYLVIVGPIKRVVLKEPPTNGGSEATGKLSQAHS; encoded by the coding sequence ATGCAATCGTCCAAGCCGACTCACGTCCGCTATTTGATCCTGCTCATGCTGTTTCTGGTGACCACGATCAACTATGCCGACCGCGCGACCATCGCCATCGCCGGTTCCAGCCTGCAAAAAGACCTCGGCATCGACGCGGTCACCCTCGGCTATATCTTCTCCGCATTCGGTTGGGCCTACGTCGCCGGGCAAATTCCCGGTGGCTGGCTGCTCGATCGCTTCGGCTCGAAAAAAGTCTATGCCCTGAGCATCTTCACCTGGTCGCTGTTCACCGTGCTGCAAGGTTTTGTCGGTGAATTCGGCATGTCCACGGCCATTGTGGCGCTGTTCATGCTGCGCTTTCTGGTGGGGCTGGCTGAGGCGCCATCCTTCCCGGGTAACGCACGCATCGTAGCGGCGTGGTTCCCGACTGCTGAACGCGGCACCGCTTCGGCGATCTTCAACTCGGCGCAATACTTTGCCACCGTGTTGTTCGCACCGCTGATGGGCTGGATCGTCTACAGCTTCGGCTGGGAACACGTGTTCATCGTCATGGGCGTGTTCGGCATCGTTTTCTCGGGGATCTGGCTCAAGGTTATCCACAGCCCGCGTCAGCACCCGATGGCCAACGAAGCGGAAGTGCAGTTCATCGCCGACAACGGCGGCATGGTCGACATGGACCAGAAGCAAGGCAAAAAGGCTGACGGGCCGAAGTGGGATTACATCCGCCAGTTGCTGACCAACCGCATGATGCTCGGCGTGTACCTGGGCCAGTACTGCATCAACGGCATCACCTATTTCTTCCTGACCTGGTTCCCGGTGTACCTGGTGCAGGAGCGTGGGATGACCATTCTCAAGGCCGGTTTCATCGCTTCGTTGCCGGCAATCTGCGGCTTCATTGGTGGTGTGCTCGGCGGGGTGATTTCCGATTACCTGCTGCGCAAAGGGCATTCGCTGACCTTCGCCCGCAAGGCGCCAATCATCGCCGGTTTGCTAGTGTCCAGCAGCATCGTGGCCTGCAACTATGTCGACGTTGAATGGATGGTCGTGGGTTTCATGGCGTTGGCATTCTTCGGCAAAGGCGTGGGCGCGCTGGGCTGGGCGGTGGTCTCCGACACCTCGCCAAAACAGATCGCCGGTCTGAGCGGTGGCCTGTTCAACACCTTCGGCAACATCGCCTCGATCACCACACCGATCGTGATCGGCTACATCATCAGCTCCACCGGTTCGTTCAAATGGGCACTGGTGTTCGTCGGCGCCAACGCACTGGTCGCGGTGTTCAGTTATCTGGTGATCGTCGGCCCGATCAAACGGGTGGTGCTCAAAGAGCCGCCAACCAACGGTGGTTCTGAAGCCACCGGCAAATTGTCTCAAGCGCATTCCTGA
- the garD gene encoding galactarate dehydratase, translating into MQLIEHSDSPRYIRLHERDNVVIVVNDQGVPAGTEFPDGLVTVDFVPQSHKVTLEDIPEGGQVIRYGQVIGYALQPIRRGSWVKEDQLRMPTAPPLDSLPLSTEVPAAQAPLEGFTFEGYRNADGTVGTRNILGITTTVQCVTGVLDHAVKRIKDELLPKYPHVDDVVALTHSYGCGVAITATDAYIPIRTVRNLARNPNLGGEALVISLGCEKLQAGQVMHEDDASVDLSEPWLYRLQDSSHGFTEMIEQIMALAEVRLKKLDQRRRETVPASELILGMQCGGSDAFSGITANPALGYASDLLLRAGATVMFSEVTEVRDAIYLLTSRAETQTVAQELVREMDWYDRYLAKGEADRSANTTPGNKKGGLSNIVEKSLGSIVKSGSSAINGVLGPGERFKRKGLIFCATPASDFVCGTLQLAAGMNLHVFTTGRGTPYGLAMAPVVKVSTRTELAQRWPDLIDIDAGRIATGRATIEELGWELFHYYLDVASGKQQTWAEKHKLHNDITLFNPAPIT; encoded by the coding sequence ATGCAGTTGATTGAACATTCCGACTCGCCGCGCTACATCCGCCTGCACGAGCGGGACAACGTAGTGATTGTGGTCAACGACCAGGGCGTGCCGGCCGGCACCGAATTCCCCGACGGTCTGGTGACCGTGGATTTCGTTCCGCAAAGCCACAAGGTCACGCTGGAAGACATACCCGAGGGCGGCCAGGTGATTCGCTACGGTCAGGTGATTGGCTATGCGTTGCAGCCGATTCGCCGCGGCAGTTGGGTCAAGGAAGATCAACTGCGCATGCCGACCGCGCCGCCGCTGGACAGCCTGCCGCTGTCCACCGAAGTGCCGGCCGCTCAGGCGCCACTGGAAGGCTTCACGTTCGAGGGTTACCGCAACGCCGACGGCACCGTCGGCACGCGCAACATTCTCGGGATTACCACCACGGTGCAGTGTGTCACCGGCGTGCTCGATCACGCGGTGAAACGCATCAAGGACGAGTTGCTGCCGAAGTACCCGCACGTCGATGACGTGGTCGCGCTGACCCACAGTTACGGCTGCGGCGTGGCGATCACCGCCACCGATGCGTATATCCCGATCCGCACCGTGCGCAACCTGGCGCGCAACCCGAACCTGGGTGGCGAGGCGCTGGTGATCAGCCTCGGCTGCGAGAAATTGCAGGCCGGGCAGGTGATGCACGAGGACGATGCGTCGGTCGACTTGAGCGAGCCGTGGCTGTATCGCCTGCAGGATTCCAGTCACGGTTTCACCGAGATGATCGAGCAGATCATGGCGCTGGCTGAAGTCCGCTTGAAGAAGCTCGACCAGCGTCGTCGCGAGACCGTGCCGGCCTCCGAGCTGATCCTCGGCATGCAGTGCGGCGGCAGCGATGCGTTTTCCGGGATCACCGCCAACCCGGCGCTGGGCTACGCCTCGGACCTGCTGCTGCGCGCGGGCGCGACGGTGATGTTTTCCGAAGTCACCGAAGTGCGCGATGCGATCTACCTGCTGACCTCCCGCGCCGAGACGCAGACCGTGGCGCAGGAGCTGGTGCGCGAAATGGACTGGTACGACCGCTATCTGGCCAAGGGCGAAGCGGATCGCAGCGCCAACACCACCCCAGGCAACAAGAAGGGCGGGTTGTCGAACATTGTCGAGAAGTCCCTGGGCTCGATCGTCAAATCCGGCAGCAGCGCGATCAACGGCGTGCTCGGCCCGGGCGAGCGCTTCAAGCGCAAGGGCCTGATTTTCTGCGCGACCCCGGCCAGTGATTTTGTCTGCGGCACGTTGCAACTGGCGGCGGGGATGAACCTGCATGTGTTCACCACCGGACGTGGTACGCCGTATGGCTTGGCGATGGCGCCGGTGGTCAAGGTTTCGACCCGGACCGAACTGGCGCAACGCTGGCCGGACTTGATCGATATCGACGCCGGACGGATTGCGACCGGGCGCGCGACTATCGAGGAGTTGGGCTGGGAGCTGTTTCACTACTATCTGGATGTGGCGAGCGGCAAGCAGCAGACCTGGGCGGAGAAGCACAAGCTGCATAACGACATCACCCTGTTCAATCCGGCGCCGATTACCTGA
- a CDS encoding AEC family transporter, with the protein MLAIFLETLNITAPVFAMLFLGVLLKRIDWINDNFIHTASSLVFNVSMPALLFLGILHADLHAALQPALLIYFAVATLASFALAWGWAIIKCPREDRGIYTQGAFRGNNGVIGLALAASMYGDYGISLGAILAALVILFYNTLSTIVLAVYSPVIKSDPWSICKSVFSNPLIISVIAAAPFAWFKISLPGWLETSGQYLAQTTLPLALICIGGTLSLAALRKSGSMALSSSLVKMIGLPLLATLGAWLWGFRGAELGILFLYFGSPTAAASFVMARAAQGNHELAAAIIVLTTLMAAVTTNVGIFLLQWGGWI; encoded by the coding sequence ATGCTGGCAATCTTCCTCGAAACCCTGAACATCACCGCGCCGGTGTTTGCCATGCTGTTTCTGGGGGTGTTGCTCAAGCGCATCGACTGGATCAACGACAACTTCATCCACACCGCCTCGTCGCTGGTGTTCAACGTCAGCATGCCGGCGCTGCTGTTTCTCGGCATTCTGCATGCGGATCTGCACGCGGCGCTGCAACCGGCGTTGCTGATCTATTTCGCGGTTGCCACGCTGGCGAGTTTTGCCTTGGCCTGGGGCTGGGCGATCATCAAGTGCCCGCGCGAAGATCGCGGCATCTACACCCAGGGCGCGTTTCGCGGCAACAACGGGGTGATCGGCCTGGCGCTGGCGGCGAGCATGTACGGCGACTACGGGATTTCCCTCGGGGCGATTCTCGCGGCGCTGGTGATCCTGTTTTACAACACGTTGTCGACCATCGTGCTCGCGGTATACAGCCCGGTGATCAAGTCCGATCCGTGGAGCATCTGCAAAAGCGTCTTCAGCAACCCGTTGATCATCAGCGTGATTGCAGCGGCGCCGTTTGCCTGGTTCAAGATCAGCCTGCCGGGCTGGCTGGAAACCTCAGGCCAGTACCTGGCGCAAACCACCTTGCCGCTGGCGCTGATCTGCATTGGCGGCACGCTGTCACTGGCGGCGTTGCGCAAGAGCGGGAGCATGGCGCTCAGCTCCAGCCTGGTGAAGATGATCGGTTTGCCGCTGCTGGCGACGCTCGGCGCATGGTTGTGGGGTTTTCGCGGGGCGGAGCTGGGGATTCTGTTTTTGTACTTCGGCAGCCCGACGGCGGCAGCCAGTTTCGTCATGGCCCGGGCGGCGCAGGGTAATCATGAACTGGCGGCGGCGATCATTGTGCTGACCACGCTGATGGCGGCGGTGACCACCAATGTCGGGATCTTTCTGTTGCAGTGGGGTGGGTGGATCTGA